TCGCCCGCGGGGTGGGCTGCGGTGCCGGTGAGACCAGTGAGGCCATGTGCGGTCTTCTCCCAGTAGTGCGGTCTCGTGACGAGCTGCCACAGCGCCTTGTACGCGGCGACCGCGTGGAGCAGCCAGTAGACGGGGTTCGCCAGGCCCCAGAGCACCAGCCGGTACCGGCGGCGCTTGAACGCGCCCATCATCGACACGTAGATCATCAGGGCGCTGCCGACACCGAGGTTGGCGAGCGAGAGCCACAGCACCCACCCCGGGAACAGGGCGGCGAGGGCCGCCGGGTCGACCAGCAGGGACGCCACGAACACGGCGTACAGCGGCGGGACCGCCAGGAACGTCGCCGGCGTGCCGCCCACGAGGAACAGGAACGACAGCGCCTGCCGCGGCCCCGCGACCCGCAGCAGCCGCAGCGGGTCGCGCAGGTGCACGAGGGTCGTCTGCATGTACCCCTTGATCCACCGGGAGCGCTGCCGCACGAAGTTGGGGTACGAGGTGTTGGCCTCCTCGAACGTGGTCGAGTCGATCACCCCGACGCGCAGCCCCTCGGCCGCGGCGCGGATGCCCAGGTCGGCGTCCTCCGTGACGTTGAACGGGTCCCAGCCGCCGAGCCGCCGCAGGCCGCCGACCCGGAAGTGGTTCGACGTGCCGCCGAGCGGGATCGCGAACCGGTTGGCCTCCAGCCCGGGCAGCATGTAGTCGAACCAGAACGAGTACTCGAGCGTGAACATCCGCGTGAGCGCGTTCTCCTCGGCGTTGAAGTAGTTCAGCGCCGCCTGCACGCACACGAGGTCGTCCCCCGCGTCCCGGAACGCGAGGACGGCCTTCTTGAGCTGGTCCGGCTCGGGGCGGTCCTCGGCGTCGAAGATCACCAGGTACTCCCCCGTGGCGAACTCGAGGCCGACGTTGCAGGCCTTGGGCTTGGTCTGCGGCTGCCCGGCCGGGACGGTCACGAACCGGAAGTGCGGGGGCGGCGAGGCGGCCTCGGCCGCGGCGCGGGTCTCCAGGTCGTCCTCCTCGACCAGCACGATCACCTCGAGCAGGTGGGTCGGGTAGTCGAGCGCGCCGAGGTTGCCGATGAGCTGGGCGACGATGTTCGCCTCGCGGTACACGGGCACGAGCACCGTGTACCGGGGCAGCTCGTGGTCGGTCAGCGCGGCCAGCGCCGCCGGCGGGGTCCGCAGCACGTGCTCCATGCGGGCGCCGCGCAGCGACGACCAGAACTTGAAGCCGGTGCCGAGCAGGAACGACAGGCCGACGAGCAGCGACAGCCCGACCACCAGCGCGGCGGGTGCCAGGACCGCGGCGGTGACGGACGCGAGCGCGAGGACCACCAGCGCCACGCGCTGCCAGGGCACCAGGACCGTGCGCGCGGACTGCGCCGGCGACCGGCCCCACAGCCCGAGGCTCGCCCGCTCCCGCAGCTCCGCGCCGTACCGGTCGAGCACCGCCTGCTGGAACTCCCAGCGGTCGGCGAGCACGAGGAACGGGTCCTGCCCGACGGCGGCGGTGATGCGGGCCCGCAGCTCCGGGGTGGGCTCGTCGGTGACCGCGACCACCGGGACGCCGTCCGCGCGCTGCTCCAGCGGCAGCCAGCCCTCGGCCAGCACGGTGCCGACGTCGAGGCCCGGCACGTCCAGCGCGGCCGCCGTGCGCGTCGCGGCGACGTACGGCAGCCCCCACAGGTCGGCGAGGGCACGCGTCAGCGAGACGGAGTCGAGGGCGCCGATCGCCACGAGGACCTCGCCGATGCGCGCGCCGCTGCCCGCCGCGACCTCCTGCGCCGCGTCCAGCGTCGCCGTGGTCACGAGCCCTCGGTCGACGAGGTGGTCCCCGACCCGCCGGTCCTGCTCGTGCCGCCCCACGCGTACCCCCCGTCCGGATCGGGTCAGGCTACCGACGCCCCCGGCGCGTCGCGCGGCGGGGCGGCGCCACCCGGGACCGGGGCGGGACGGCGCGGGCGAACCAGCGGCGGGCGGATCGTCGCGGACGGTTCAGGTGGTGCCGGGTCCGGCCGATGAGCAGGACGTGACCCTCCTGTGCCCGTCGGACCTGCGGGGGCGCGTGCCGGTGCCCGACCTGCTCCGCACCGGGGGCGTGCACTGCGCGTACCAGCCCGTCGTCGAGCTCGCGACCGGCGAGGTGGTCGGCCGTGAGGCCCTGCTGCGCACCCCGGAGGGCTCCGGCTGGGGCTCGCCGCTGGAGGTCCTCGACGCCGCCCAGGAGGAGGGGCTGCTCGGCGAGCTGGAGCGGGCGTCGATGTCGCGGGCGCTGGCGGACGCCGCCGAGGCCTCGCGCGGTGCCGGCCACACGCTGTTCCTCAACATCGAGCCGCGCACGCTGTCGCGTCACATCGGCCTCGTGCTCGAGACGCTCGCCCGGCGGGACCCGCACGTCCGCGTGGTCGTGGAGATCACCGAGCGCGCCCTCGCGCACGACCCGGCCGGCATCCTCGACGCGGCCGCGCGGCTCCGGGAGGCCGGGTGCGCGATCGCCCTCGACGACGTGGGTGCCGTGCCCGACTCGCTCGCGTTCCTGCCGCTGCTGGCGCCCGAGGTGATCAAGCTCGACCTCCAGCTGCTCCGCACGCTGGAGGACCCGGCGACCATCACGGTCGCGGGCGCGGTGCGCGCCCGGGCCGAGGCCACCGGGGCGCGGGTCGTCGCCGAGGGCATCGAGACGCACGACGACCTCACCCGGGCGCTGGTGCTCGGCGCGGACCTGGGTCAGGGCTGGTACCTGGGGCGGCCGCACCGCGTGCTGCCCGCCGGGGAGCGGCACACCGTCCGGCTGCACCGCGCGCCGGAGCCGCCGGAGGGCGACGCGACGCCCTACGAGCTGGTGGCCTCCCGCCGCGCGGTGCGGCTGGCGCCGAAGCACCTGCTGCTGCCGCTGTCGCGCACGCTCGAGACGGCGGCGCTGGCGCAGCGGGTCCCGCCGCTGCTGCTCGGGACCTTCCAGGACGAGCGGCACTTCACCGGCGGCTCCGCGGTGCGGTACGGGCACCTGGCCGAGCGGCTGCCGTTCGTCGGGGCGCTCGGCACCGGGGCGCCGGCGTCGGTGCCCGGCGGCGTGCGCTGGGCCCGCGTCGAACCGGACGAGGCGCTCGCCCGCGAGTGGGCGGTCGTCGTGCTCGGCGCGCACGAGTCGGTCGCCCTCGTCGGCCGCGAGGTGGGGCCGCCCTCCAGCGCGCCCGCCGGCTCGCGCGAGGACAGGTCCCGCCAGTTCGAGTTCGCGGTGACGCACGACCACGCGTTGGTGGCGCAGTCGGCGCACGCGCTGCTGCGCCGGTTCGGGGCCGACGGCCGCGACTGACCGCCGCCGTCAGGGGTCGACGTGCCGCCGCTGCCCCGCGGCGAAGGCCTCCGCCGCCGCCCGGGTCACCGGCCCCGGTGCGCCGTCGGCGACCGGTGCGCCGTCCACCGCCACGACCGGCTGGACGTCGCGGCCGGAGGAGGTCAGGAACACCTCGTCGGCCGTGGTCAGCGCGTCGTAGGGCAGGTCGGCCTCGCGCCCGCCGTACCACTCGAGCACCAGCGCGCGCGTCACGCCCGCGAGGCAGCCGGACGACAGCGGCGGGGTGAGCAGCTCGCCGTCGCGCACCACGAACACGTTGGTGCCGGTGCCCTCGCAGAGCATCCCCCGCGTGTTGGCGAACACCGCCTCGCTCGCCCCCGCGGCGTGCGCCTGCGCGAGCGCCAGGACGTTCTCCCCGTAGGACGTCGTCTTGAGGCCGGTCAGCGCGCCGACGTCGTTGCGGCGGTACGGGACCGTGACCACGGCCGTCTCGGGGTCCGGGTCGTGCCCGGGCGTGACCCCCAGCACCAGGGTCGGCGGGCTGTCGACCCGCCCGCTGCCCAGCAGCCCCGGGCCTGCGGTGAACGTGATCCGCAGCAGGTCGTACGCGCCGGTGAGCACCGCGGCGTTCGCCTCGAGCACCTCGTGCGCGGCCCGTCGCACGACCTCCGGGTCGAACCCGCGCAGCCCGATGCCCGCCGCCGACCGGCCCATGCGCTCGAGGTGGCGCGTGAGCGCGAACAGCCGGCCGCGGTCCACCTTGACCGCCTCGAACACGCCGTCGCCCACCACGAAGCCGTGGTCCCGGGCGGACGTGGTCGCCTCGGCGTCGGGCACCAGGCGGCCGTTCACCCAGAACGTCGTGGCCGTCAGGCCGTCCACCACCGTGCTCACCCCGCGTGCGCCGTCCCGATCCACCCGGCGCAGCGTACGCGACCGCCCGGTCACGCGCCCCGGTGCACGGGCCGGCTGCCGGTGGGCCGTCGCGCGTGCTCCAGCACCGACGCGGCGACGGCCTCCAGCGTGCGGCCCTGCTCGCGCGCGAGCACGGTCAGCACGCGGCGCGCCTCGTCCTCGCCGCAGCCGCGCACCTCCATGAGCGCGCCGACGGCCGTCTGCACGCCGACCCGGGGGTGCCGCGCCGCCGCGGAGACCCGGGTCGCCGGACGGCGCGCCGGGATCGTGCTGTGCAGGGCGACGAGCGAGGCGGCCTGCCGGGCGAACCGGGCGACCCGGTGGCCGAGCTCGTCGTCCACCGCACCGGGCGCCGCCAGGTAGAGCGCCAGCGCCAGCGTGCCGCCGCGCGAGATCTCGGCGCCGACCACGGCGGCTCCGCGGAAGCCCTCCCCGCGCGCGGCCCGCCGCCACGCCGGCCACCCCGCGCCCGCGGCGACGTCCGGGACGAGCACGTCCGGGCCCCCGGCGAGCACCACGTGGAGCGGGCCGTCCGGCGCGACGCCCCGGGGCGGGAGGTCCAGCGGGACGACGGGGGCGTCCGCCACGCCCGCGACGTCGGCCCGCCGCGCCGTCTCCGCCGTGGCGGCGACCGCCGCGTCGGCATCGCGGCGTCGCACCCACACCGATGCGGCGGCCTGGCCGCCCGTGGCCGCCGCGAGGCGACGCGTCAGCACGTCGAGCAGCCCGCGGATGCTCCGGCCCGGCTCCGTGCCCGGACCCGGTGCGCGCGGCTCCGCCATGCTCTGCCCCCTGAGGCAGCTGCCGGCGCGACCTCGCCGACGGGGCCGCTGGTGGGGGACGCGCGCTGCCGACGCGCCCGGGTCATGGTGGCACGCGACGGGCGCACGGCCGGGCGGTTCCGGCCGGTGGATCCGGTCCCGAGCGGGGCCCGTCACCCGCACGGGTGACGGGCCGCTACCCTCCGAGCGCGTCGAGCACGGCCCGCAGCGTCGCCTCGCACGTGGTCCGGTGGGCGTCGGCCCCCGGGCCGGTGTAGCCGCGCGGGGTCATCTCGACGAGGAGCACCAGCGTCATCGACATCCGGTACAGCAGCAGCCGGGCGTCACCGGCGGGGGTCCCGAGCGCGAGCGGCCCGACGGCGCCCGCGGCGTCGGCGTACCCGGCCACGAGGTCGTCGGGCACCGGGCCGAGCCCCGTCTGGTCGGCGCCCGCCAGCTCCAGCAGCGGGTCGCCCCACACGGCGCGCTCCGGGTCGATCACCCCGGTGAGGCGCAGCGTCCCGGGGTCCACGAACAGGTTGCCCGCCCACAGGTCGGTGTGCACCAGCGCGGGCCGGCGCACCTCCGCCAAGGCGGTGCGGTGCCGGGCCACCGCGGCCCGGATCTCGGACTCCGGGAGCGCGGTCCCCCACCGGCGCGCGTCGGCGAGCAGCGCCCCGACGATGCGGTCGAAGGCCTCCGGCCACGTCGTCCCGGCCAGGGCGGTCGCCGGGTCCGGGTAGCCGAACCGCTCCCCCGTGACGGCGTGCAGCCGGGCCATGAGCGCCCCGAGCTGCGGGCGGACCCGCGCCTCGACGTCGGCCGGCAGCGCGCCGTCGACCGCCAGCTCCAGCAGCGGGACGCCGTCCAGGTGGCTCGCGACGACGACGTCGGAGGGCACCGCCGCGCGCGTGAAGTCGGTGAGCAGCAGCCGGGGCATCAGCAGCGCCGGGCGCTCCGCGGCGAGCCGGTACACCAGCGCCTCGGTGCGCAGCAGGTCGTGCTCGTAGGTGAGCAGCCGCTCGGTCGCGGTCGGGGCCGTCTTGACCACCACGCGCGAGCCGTCGGCGAGGGCGGCGCGGAACGTCGTGGCGAACAGGCCGCCCGTGAGGCGCTCGAGGGCCACCACCTCCCCGAGCGGTGCGAGCACGCCCGGGAGGGCCGCGCGGAGGTGCTGGTCGGGGGCGACGTCGGCGTCGAGCATGCGCCCACGCTAGCGGCGGCGGCGCCCCGGTCCGCAGGACCCGCGGCCCGCCTGCTGCGGGGCGGGTCGCGCGTGTGGCACCGTGTGCGCCGTGAGTCCCGCCGACCCGCAGTCCCTGTTCCCGGGCAAGCAGTTCATCAGCACCGCCCTGGAGGTCCTCGAGACCAAGACCACCATGTCCGGCGGGCTGGCCCGGCGCTACCTGCAGCGCGCGGCGATGGCGGGCGTGCTGATCGGCCTGCTCTACGCGACGTTCTACGCGCTGGTGGCGGCCTTCGCCGCGATCGAGGTCGGCGACGGCACCCTGCGCACCGTCGGACGGGTGGTCGGCGCCGTCGTCTTCGGCTGGGCGCTGGTGTTCATCTACTACTCGCGCTCCGAGCTGCTGACGTCCAACATGATGATCGTCTCGATCGGCGCCTACCACCGCCGCACGTCGTGGGGGCGGGCGCTGCGGCTGCTGGGGCTGTGCTACCTCGGCAACGTGCTCGGCGGGCTGTTCGTCGCGGTGCTGCTGCGGTTCTCCACCCTGGTGGAGGGCGCCCCGGCCGCCGAGATGGCCGACTCCGTCGCGCACAAGCTCGCCTACGTCACCGACGGGCCCGCCGGGTGGGTCGACCTGCTCGTCCGGGCGCTGCTGTGCAACTTCTGCATCAACATCGCGATGCTGCTCGTCTACAACGGGCTCATCAAGGACGACCTGACCAAGTGCCTGGTGATGATCACGTCGGTGTTCATCTTCGCGTTCCTCGGGCTCGAGCACTCCGTGGCCAACACGGTGCTGTTCTCCGTCGTGGGGCTCCGCGACGGCATCGACCTCGCTGCCGCCGCCGGGAACGTCGGGATCGCGCTGCTGGGCAACTTCCTGGGCGGCGGGCTGCTGATCGGCCTGTACTACGCGTACGTCAACGACGACTCGCAGTGGCTGCGGCAGAGCCGCGGCGAGGGCGCGCCTCAGGAGTAGCCGGGCCCGCCGGGCAGCCGGAACAGCTCCTCCAGGGTGCCGACGCCGCGGCGCTCCATCTCCGCCAGCAGGTCCTGGCCCACGTAGCGCAGGTGCCACCCCTCGGGGGCGAACCCGGTGACCGGCCGCCCCTGCGCCGTGTAGCGCAGCAGGAACCCGTGCTCGGCGGCGTGCTCCGCCACCCACCGGCCCTCGGGGGTCTGCGCGAAGCAGTCCTGGAAGTCGCACTCCGGCGCCGAGCCGCTGCCGACGTCCACCGCGAGGCCCGTCTGGTGCTCGCTGTGCCCGGCGCGCGCGGACACCTCGTCGGCCCGCGCGTCGCCGACCCGGGCCGCCCAGGCGGCGTGCACCTGCTCCTGGTACGCACGCGACCGGAACCCGCTGCGGAGCTCGAGCGCCACGCCGTCTGCCGCGGCGGCCGCGAGCATCCGGGCGAGCGGCTCCGCGACGGGGGCCCGCACCTCGTACCCCGCCACCGTCACGAGGTCCGACGGCGCCCAGTCGCCGGGGTCCAGCGGGCGCGCCTTGTTCACCACGACCCACAGGCTCGCGGGGTCGCTCGTCGACCGCGTCGTGAGGTCGAGCCCCACCCGGGCGGGGGGCCGCAGCCCGGGGAGCACCAGGGGGGCGGGCGCCTCGGGCGGCGGACGGAGGCGACCGGGCGCCCCCGGGTCGGGGTCGAGCAGCCGGTCGTCGGGGTCCGACGCGGGCTCGGCGCCTGGCGCGACGGTGCCCGGGGCGTCGGCGACGTCGGCCGGCGCGGCCGCGACGCCGGCCGCCCGGGGGCTCGCCGCGTCGGTGGCTGCGGGGTCGGCGTCGGCCGCGCGGGTGGCGACCGCGTCGGCGGCGGCGGGGTCGGCCGGGCCGTCGAGGCCCGCGCTCCGGCGCGCGTGGTCGGCGGCGGGTCGGTCGGGCGCGGTGCTCGTGCGTCCGGTCACCGGGCCCGCTGCGCCCGCGTCGTGCAGCGCGAGCCCCACCCCCAGGGCACCGGCGACGACGGCGGCGGTGACCTGGACCGCGCGCACGCCGGGGCGCGGCCGACCGTGTCGCGCCCCGCGGGAGCCGGGGACGGCAGGGCGGGCGCGCCGGTCGGGGGCGGGGCGTGTCACGGACGAGGTCTCCGGAGCAGGGGGCGGGGGTCGTCCCAGTCTCCGACGGACCGCGCCCGGGGGCCAGCCCCACGGTCGCGGCGGTCGCTCCCCCGGACGCGGCCGACGCCGCCTGCGGGACACGGCTCCCCCAGGCGGCGTCGGCCGGCGCTCAGCCCTGCTGCGGGGCCTCGCGGACGTGCTCCGCGGAGTCCTGCGCCTGGTCGCGCAGCTCCTGCGCGGCCTGCGTGCCGTGCTCCTGCACCGTGCCGACCGCGTCGGCGGCGCGCTCCTTCACGGCCTCGACGGCCTCCTGCGCCGGTGCCTGCAGGTCCTCCGCCGCCTGCTGGGCCGCCTG
This is a stretch of genomic DNA from Cellulomonas sp. ES6. It encodes these proteins:
- a CDS encoding M15 family metallopeptidase, whose amino-acid sequence is MRAVQVTAAVVAGALGVGLALHDAGAAGPVTGRTSTAPDRPAADHARRSAGLDGPADPAAADAVATRAADADPAATDAASPRAAGVAAAPADVADAPGTVAPGAEPASDPDDRLLDPDPGAPGRLRPPPEAPAPLVLPGLRPPARVGLDLTTRSTSDPASLWVVVNKARPLDPGDWAPSDLVTVAGYEVRAPVAEPLARMLAAAAADGVALELRSGFRSRAYQEQVHAAWAARVGDARADEVSARAGHSEHQTGLAVDVGSGSAPECDFQDCFAQTPEGRWVAEHAAEHGFLLRYTAQGRPVTGFAPEGWHLRYVGQDLLAEMERRGVGTLEELFRLPGGPGYS
- a CDS encoding glycosyltransferase, giving the protein MTTATLDAAQEVAAGSGARIGEVLVAIGALDSVSLTRALADLWGLPYVAATRTAAALDVPGLDVGTVLAEGWLPLEQRADGVPVVAVTDEPTPELRARITAAVGQDPFLVLADRWEFQQAVLDRYGAELRERASLGLWGRSPAQSARTVLVPWQRVALVVLALASVTAAVLAPAALVVGLSLLVGLSFLLGTGFKFWSSLRGARMEHVLRTPPAALAALTDHELPRYTVLVPVYREANIVAQLIGNLGALDYPTHLLEVIVLVEEDDLETRAAAEAASPPPHFRFVTVPAGQPQTKPKACNVGLEFATGEYLVIFDAEDRPEPDQLKKAVLAFRDAGDDLVCVQAALNYFNAEENALTRMFTLEYSFWFDYMLPGLEANRFAIPLGGTSNHFRVGGLRRLGGWDPFNVTEDADLGIRAAAEGLRVGVIDSTTFEEANTSYPNFVRQRSRWIKGYMQTTLVHLRDPLRLLRVAGPRQALSFLFLVGGTPATFLAVPPLYAVFVASLLVDPAALAALFPGWVLWLSLANLGVGSALMIYVSMMGAFKRRRYRLVLWGLANPVYWLLHAVAAYKALWQLVTRPHYWEKTAHGLTGLTGTAAHPAGDGVPAPGA
- a CDS encoding formate/nitrite transporter family protein → MSPADPQSLFPGKQFISTALEVLETKTTMSGGLARRYLQRAAMAGVLIGLLYATFYALVAAFAAIEVGDGTLRTVGRVVGAVVFGWALVFIYYSRSELLTSNMMIVSIGAYHRRTSWGRALRLLGLCYLGNVLGGLFVAVLLRFSTLVEGAPAAEMADSVAHKLAYVTDGPAGWVDLLVRALLCNFCINIAMLLVYNGLIKDDLTKCLVMITSVFIFAFLGLEHSVANTVLFSVVGLRDGIDLAAAAGNVGIALLGNFLGGGLLIGLYYAYVNDDSQWLRQSRGEGAPQE
- a CDS encoding EAL domain-containing protein yields the protein MTLLCPSDLRGRVPVPDLLRTGGVHCAYQPVVELATGEVVGREALLRTPEGSGWGSPLEVLDAAQEEGLLGELERASMSRALADAAEASRGAGHTLFLNIEPRTLSRHIGLVLETLARRDPHVRVVVEITERALAHDPAGILDAAARLREAGCAIALDDVGAVPDSLAFLPLLAPEVIKLDLQLLRTLEDPATITVAGAVRARAEATGARVVAEGIETHDDLTRALVLGADLGQGWYLGRPHRVLPAGERHTVRLHRAPEPPEGDATPYELVASRRAVRLAPKHLLLPLSRTLETAALAQRVPPLLLGTFQDERHFTGGSAVRYGHLAERLPFVGALGTGAPASVPGGVRWARVEPDEALAREWAVVVLGAHESVALVGREVGPPSSAPAGSREDRSRQFEFAVTHDHALVAQSAHALLRRFGADGRD
- a CDS encoding aminoglycoside phosphotransferase family protein — protein: MLDADVAPDQHLRAALPGVLAPLGEVVALERLTGGLFATTFRAALADGSRVVVKTAPTATERLLTYEHDLLRTEALVYRLAAERPALLMPRLLLTDFTRAAVPSDVVVASHLDGVPLLELAVDGALPADVEARVRPQLGALMARLHAVTGERFGYPDPATALAGTTWPEAFDRIVGALLADARRWGTALPESEIRAAVARHRTALAEVRRPALVHTDLWAGNLFVDPGTLRLTGVIDPERAVWGDPLLELAGADQTGLGPVPDDLVAGYADAAGAVGPLALGTPAGDARLLLYRMSMTLVLLVEMTPRGYTGPGADAHRTTCEATLRAVLDALGG
- a CDS encoding ANTAR domain-containing protein — translated: MAEPRAPGPGTEPGRSIRGLLDVLTRRLAAATGGQAAASVWVRRRDADAAVAATAETARRADVAGVADAPVVPLDLPPRGVAPDGPLHVVLAGGPDVLVPDVAAGAGWPAWRRAARGEGFRGAAVVGAEISRGGTLALALYLAAPGAVDDELGHRVARFARQAASLVALHSTIPARRPATRVSAAARHPRVGVQTAVGALMEVRGCGEDEARRVLTVLAREQGRTLEAVAASVLEHARRPTGSRPVHRGA
- a CDS encoding aminotransferase class IV, coding for MDRDGARGVSTVVDGLTATTFWVNGRLVPDAEATTSARDHGFVVGDGVFEAVKVDRGRLFALTRHLERMGRSAAGIGLRGFDPEVVRRAAHEVLEANAAVLTGAYDLLRITFTAGPGLLGSGRVDSPPTLVLGVTPGHDPDPETAVVTVPYRRNDVGALTGLKTTSYGENVLALAQAHAAGASEAVFANTRGMLCEGTGTNVFVVRDGELLTPPLSSGCLAGVTRALVLEWYGGREADLPYDALTTADEVFLTSSGRDVQPVVAVDGAPVADGAPGPVTRAAAEAFAAGQRRHVDP